In Rhineura floridana isolate rRhiFlo1 chromosome 1, rRhiFlo1.hap2, whole genome shotgun sequence, the following proteins share a genomic window:
- the LOC133380373 gene encoding uncharacterized protein LOC133380373 produces MQQPRGGRPDLHKKSFPTFRETDDIFTFFQVFAHSCRDQGVPKKYWMSALRINAEGELRELLNSLPLEYVDDFDYFYALAKSHFALTSEDCFRHLETDQKKSRESFSAFAARMGRNVERWADTAEAVTREEVLDLFAKELFYRRLPRDLMALVRDQQPRSLTEAGMLADRMFKNRAEEKYTLFRRPEYVPVKPLRRETAGMQKPGQPAKEEKGGPAGYFKVPSARPEAALQEKPRGEIICFKCGQIGHKANSCSKTLSKPNPAGRKNPKVAPVARVRDLTSPGAEPPELSSWSSAEENEGAESDFVFSAPNSQDRPETPRGPVVKALSEAEPDFPSGSVSFA; encoded by the exons atgcaacaaccgcgaggaggaagaccagacctccataaaaaatcctttccgacctttcgtgagacagatgatatttttactttcttccaagtttttgctcactcttgtagagatcaaggtgtgcctaaaaagtactggatgagtgctttacgcattaatgctgaaggcgagttgagagaactgttgaactctttgccactggagtatgtagatgattttgactacttttatgctttagccaagtctcattttgcgctaacttcagaggattgttttcggcatttggaaacagaccagaagaagtctcgggaaagcttctcagcctttgctgcacggatgggcagaaatgtggaacgttgggctgacacagccgaggctgtaacccgagaggaggttttagatctgtttgcaaaagaactgttttacagacgcctccctcgagatttgatggctctggtcagagaccagcagccccgttctctgactgaagcaggcatgctagccgatcgtatgtttaaaaacagagctgaagaaaagtatactttgtttcggagaccggagtacgttcctgtgaaaccgctgaggcgagagaccgcaggtatgcagaaaccagggcaaccggcgaaggaagagaaaggggggcctgctggctacttcaaagtaccttccgcccggcccgaggctgcattgcaagagaagccccgtggagaaataatctgctttaaatgtgggcaaattggtcataaggctaattcctgttctaaaaccttgtctaagcccaatcctgctggaaggaagaacccaaaggttgctccagttgcacgcgtgagagacttaacgtcccctggagcggaacctcctgaactttcttcatggtcgtcagccgaggagaatgaaggagcagaatcggattttgtattttctgccccaaattcacaagaccgtcctgagacccctcgtggaccagttgttaaagccctgtcg gaagctgaaccagatttcccaagtggatccgtatcctttgcctag